The following coding sequences lie in one Azoarcus sp. PA01 genomic window:
- a CDS encoding conjugal transfer protein TrbD codes for MALRTIPIRRAGNRENLFMGGDRELVMFSGLLAGALIFSAQEIRATVFGIALWFGALFVLRLMAKGDPKMRHVYLRHRRYKAYYPPRSTPFRENTTSQGKQYK; via the coding sequence ATGGCCCTGCGCACCATTCCCATTCGCCGGGCCGGTAACCGAGAAAACCTGTTCATGGGCGGGGATCGTGAGCTCGTGATGTTCTCGGGGCTGCTGGCCGGGGCACTGATTTTCAGCGCGCAAGAAATCAGGGCAACGGTGTTCGGGATTGCCTTGTGGTTCGGGGCGCTCTTCGTTCTCCGCCTCATGGCGAAGGGCGATCCGAAGATGCGCCACGTCTACCTGCGGCACCGCCGCTACAAGGCGTATTACCCCCCGCGCTCGACGCCCTTCCGGGAAAACACGACAAGCCAAGGGAAGCAATACAAATGA
- a CDS encoding conjugal transfer protein TrbF — MSIADTMKGLIFKKTELNGDPLDPRNSGAPMVGGRREGKVENPYLAARRTWNDHVGSIVSQRQTWQVIGILSLLIALAAVGGVIHLGSQSKFIPYVVEVDKLGQMVAAGPVTAAAKADPRVVHASVAEFIGDARIVTPDVALQRKAVFRVYAKLSPNDPATAKMNEWLNGHPEASPFKRAEKEMVNVEIKTVLQQSPDTWQVDWVETSRDRQGIVKGQPVTMRALVTVYTAEVSSQTTDEQLRNNPMSVFVRDFSWSRIL; from the coding sequence ATGAGCATCGCTGACACGATGAAGGGCTTGATCTTCAAGAAGACCGAGCTGAACGGCGATCCCCTCGATCCCCGCAACTCCGGCGCCCCGATGGTCGGCGGCCGCCGCGAGGGGAAGGTCGAGAACCCCTATTTGGCCGCTCGCCGCACTTGGAACGATCACGTCGGGTCGATCGTATCCCAGCGCCAGACTTGGCAGGTCATCGGCATCCTGTCGCTGCTCATCGCCCTGGCCGCCGTCGGCGGCGTGATCCACCTCGGGAGCCAGTCGAAGTTCATCCCCTATGTAGTGGAAGTCGACAAGCTCGGCCAGATGGTGGCCGCCGGCCCGGTCACCGCAGCCGCCAAAGCCGATCCACGCGTCGTTCACGCGTCGGTGGCTGAGTTCATTGGAGACGCCAGGATCGTGACGCCCGACGTGGCCTTGCAGCGCAAGGCCGTGTTCCGAGTGTACGCGAAGCTCTCTCCGAACGATCCCGCGACCGCAAAGATGAACGAGTGGCTGAACGGCCACCCCGAGGCCAGCCCTTTCAAGCGGGCGGAAAAGGAAATGGTCAACGTCGAAATCAAGACCGTCCTCCAGCAGTCGCCCGACACCTGGCAAGTGGATTGGGTGGAAACCAGCCGCGACCGACAAGGCATCGTGAAGGGCCAGCCCGTCACGATGCGCGCCCTGGTCACGGTGTACACGGCCGAAGTCTCCAGCCAAACAACAGACGAGCAGTTGCGGAACAACCCCATGAGCGTATTCGTCCGCGACTTTTCTTGGTCACGCATTCTCTGA
- a CDS encoding VirB4 family type IV secretion/conjugal transfer ATPase gives MIETIAITIAGLGTVLLLILVARIRWVDAELQLKKHRSKDAGLADLLNYAAVVDDGVIVGKNGSFMAAWLYRGDDNASSTDEQREMVSFRINQALAGLGSGWMVHVDAVRRPAPNYSAKGISHFPDAVSAAIDKERRRLFEGLGTMYEGYFVLTLTWFPPLLAQRKFVELMFDDEAFAPDHKTRTMGLIEQFKREITAIENRLSSAVKLMRMRGQKVVNEDGSTVTHDDFLSWLQFCITGRHHPVLLPSNPMYLDAVIGGQELWGGVVPRIGRNFVQVVAIEGFPLESTPGVLTALGELPCEYRWSSRFIFMDQHEAVKHLDKFRKKWRQKVRGFFDQVFNTNTGPVDQDALSMVGDAEAAIAEVNSGLVAVGYFTGVVILMDEDRDKLEESARLVEKSINRLGFAARIETINTLDAFLGSLPGHGVENVRRPLINTMNLADLLPTSSIWTGHADAPCPLYPPLSPALMHCVTHGATPFRLNLHVRDIGHTFMFGPTGAGKSTHLALIAAQLRRYAGMTLYAFDKGMSLYPLTKAVGGLHFSVAADDERLAFCPLQFLDTKGDRAWAMEWIDTILALNGVETTPAQRNEVGHAIMSMHRSGARTLSELSVTIQDEAIREAIRQYTVDGTMGHLLDAEEDGLSLADFTTFEIEELMDLGEKYALPVLLYLFRRIERSLKGQPAVIILDEAWLMLGHPAFRAKIREWLKVLRKANCLVLMATQSLSDVANSGILDVIVESTATKIFLPNIYARDQDTAALYRRMGLNTRQIEILATAIPKQQYYYVSEHGRRLYDLALGPFALAFVGSSDKESVARIKSLEAKFGDQWVHEWLAGKGLNLNDYLEAA, from the coding sequence ATGATTGAGACAATTGCAATCACCATTGCTGGCCTCGGGACCGTCTTGTTGCTCATCCTGGTTGCCCGCATTCGCTGGGTCGATGCCGAATTGCAGCTCAAGAAGCATCGTTCCAAAGACGCGGGCTTGGCCGACTTGCTCAACTACGCCGCCGTGGTCGATGACGGCGTGATCGTGGGCAAGAACGGCTCCTTTATGGCTGCGTGGTTGTATCGGGGAGATGACAACGCCAGCAGCACCGATGAGCAGCGCGAAATGGTGTCCTTCCGGATCAACCAGGCTCTGGCCGGCCTCGGTTCCGGTTGGATGGTGCATGTGGACGCCGTGCGTCGGCCGGCGCCTAACTATTCGGCAAAGGGGATCTCGCATTTCCCGGATGCCGTATCGGCCGCGATAGACAAGGAGCGGCGCCGGCTGTTCGAGGGCCTGGGCACGATGTACGAGGGGTACTTCGTACTGACGCTGACCTGGTTCCCGCCGCTCCTCGCGCAACGCAAGTTCGTGGAACTGATGTTTGACGATGAGGCCTTCGCTCCCGATCACAAGACGCGGACGATGGGGCTCATCGAGCAGTTCAAGCGCGAAATCACGGCCATCGAAAACCGCCTGTCTTCGGCCGTCAAACTGATGCGGATGCGCGGCCAGAAGGTGGTCAACGAAGACGGCTCCACCGTCACCCATGATGACTTCCTGAGCTGGTTGCAGTTTTGCATCACCGGGCGGCATCACCCGGTCCTGCTGCCCAGCAATCCGATGTACCTGGATGCCGTGATCGGCGGACAAGAGCTGTGGGGCGGGGTGGTGCCCAGGATCGGTCGCAACTTCGTCCAGGTTGTCGCCATCGAGGGCTTTCCCCTGGAGTCCACCCCCGGCGTCTTGACCGCCTTGGGCGAGCTGCCGTGCGAATACCGTTGGTCGAGCCGGTTCATCTTCATGGACCAGCACGAGGCCGTGAAGCACCTGGACAAGTTCCGTAAGAAGTGGCGACAGAAGGTACGCGGGTTCTTCGATCAGGTCTTCAACACCAATACCGGCCCGGTCGATCAGGACGCCCTGTCGATGGTGGGCGACGCCGAAGCGGCGATTGCCGAAGTGAATAGCGGTCTGGTCGCGGTCGGCTATTTCACAGGCGTTGTGATCCTGATGGACGAGGATCGAGACAAGCTCGAGGAATCGGCCCGGCTGGTCGAGAAGTCCATCAATCGCCTAGGCTTCGCAGCGCGCATCGAGACCATCAACACGCTCGATGCCTTTCTCGGCAGCCTTCCCGGTCACGGCGTCGAGAACGTGCGCCGGCCCCTCATCAACACGATGAACCTGGCGGATCTGCTCCCGACCTCATCCATTTGGACCGGCCACGCCGACGCGCCGTGCCCGCTCTATCCGCCCCTGTCGCCGGCCCTGATGCATTGCGTTACTCATGGGGCTACACCGTTCCGCCTCAACCTGCATGTGCGCGACATCGGCCACACATTCATGTTCGGCCCGACCGGCGCCGGCAAGTCCACGCACTTGGCGCTGATCGCCGCGCAGCTCCGGCGCTACGCCGGCATGACCCTCTACGCCTTCGACAAAGGCATGTCCTTGTACCCGCTGACCAAGGCGGTCGGCGGGCTGCACTTCTCAGTGGCGGCCGACGATGAACGCCTGGCCTTCTGCCCGCTCCAGTTCCTCGACACCAAGGGCGATCGTGCCTGGGCGATGGAGTGGATCGACACCATCTTGGCATTGAACGGGGTCGAAACAACGCCGGCCCAGCGCAACGAAGTTGGCCACGCGATCATGAGCATGCATCGTAGCGGCGCCCGCACGCTCTCGGAGCTCTCGGTGACGATCCAGGATGAAGCGATCCGCGAGGCGATCAGGCAGTACACGGTGGACGGCACGATGGGCCACCTGCTGGACGCCGAAGAGGATGGCTTGTCCCTCGCCGACTTCACCACCTTTGAAATCGAGGAACTGATGGACCTCGGCGAGAAGTACGCGCTCCCGGTCCTGCTGTACCTGTTCCGCCGCATCGAGCGCAGCCTGAAAGGCCAGCCGGCCGTCATCATCCTGGATGAAGCGTGGTTGATGCTCGGTCACCCCGCATTCCGCGCCAAGATCCGGGAATGGCTCAAGGTGCTGCGTAAAGCCAACTGCCTCGTGCTGATGGCGACACAGAGCCTTTCCGACGTGGCCAACAGCGGCATCCTCGACGTGATCGTGGAATCTACCGCGACCAAGATCTTCCTGCCCAACATCTATGCCCGCGACCAGGACACGGCGGCTCTGTACCGCCGCATGGGCCTCAACACGCGTCAGATCGAAATCCTGGCGACCGCCATTCCGAAACAACAGTACTACTACGTTTCCGAGCATGGCCGCCGCCTCTATGACCTCGCCCTGGGGCCGTTCGCCCTGGCCTTCGTCGGTTCCTCCGACAAGGAATCGGTTGCCCGCATCAAGAGCCTTGAAGCCAAGTTCGGCGATCAATGGGTGCATGAGTGGCTGGCGGGGAAGGGCCTGAACCTCAATGACTACCTGGAGGCCGCATGA
- the trbG gene encoding P-type conjugative transfer protein TrbG, which translates to MKKHLSAVILGVALTAPVVGAPGDDLADKYFSGKNPNLTAQEREALRIAKKWGASSATGIKPVAGANGAVRFIYGAQQPSVVCAVLQVCDVALQPGELVNSIHLGDTARWTVEPAITGSGAAETQHLIIKPMDVGLETSLIATTNRRTYHLKLRSHRTEYMPQVAFTYPEDALAKWDAIRTRDVREREEQTMPQTGEYLGNLSFDYDVSGATRWKPVRVYNDGRKTIIEMPSTMEQTEAPTLLVVRKDGELFTDDETVLVNYRVQGDRYIVDTIFDKAVLIAGVGSSQDRVTITRTGK; encoded by the coding sequence ATGAAAAAGCATCTTTCGGCGGTGATCCTGGGCGTCGCGCTGACCGCACCCGTCGTGGGGGCGCCGGGCGATGACTTGGCCGACAAGTATTTCTCCGGGAAGAACCCAAATTTGACCGCACAAGAGCGGGAGGCGTTGAGGATCGCCAAGAAGTGGGGAGCGAGTTCGGCGACCGGCATCAAGCCGGTGGCCGGCGCTAACGGCGCCGTGCGCTTCATCTACGGCGCGCAGCAACCCAGCGTCGTGTGCGCGGTACTCCAGGTCTGCGACGTAGCTTTGCAGCCCGGCGAACTGGTGAACTCGATCCACCTGGGCGATACCGCCCGCTGGACGGTGGAGCCAGCGATCACGGGCAGCGGCGCCGCCGAAACCCAGCACCTCATCATCAAGCCGATGGATGTCGGCCTGGAAACCAGCCTGATCGCGACTACGAACCGGCGCACCTATCACCTCAAGCTGCGCTCGCATCGCACCGAGTACATGCCGCAAGTGGCCTTCACCTACCCCGAGGACGCCCTGGCCAAGTGGGATGCGATCCGCACCCGCGATGTGCGCGAGCGCGAAGAGCAAACGATGCCGCAGACCGGCGAATACCTCGGCAATTTGTCGTTCGACTATGACGTGTCGGGCGCCACACGCTGGAAGCCGGTGCGCGTTTACAACGATGGCCGCAAGACCATCATCGAAATGCCATCCACGATGGAGCAGACCGAGGCGCCGACCCTGCTGGTCGTGCGCAAGGATGGCGAGCTCTTCACCGACGACGAAACCGTGCTGGTCAATTACCGCGTCCAGGGCGACCGCTACATCGTGGACACGATCTTCGACAAGGCGGTCCTGATTGCCGGCGTCGGTAGTAGCCAAGATCGCGTAACCATCACCAGGACCGGGAAATGA
- the trbC gene encoding conjugal transfer system pilin TrbC, with product MQVAVPSFRLDRNAVFYLGLLALLAFFLLAPHSAFASEGTGGSLPYESWLTNLRNSVTGPVAFTLALIGIVVAGGILIFGGELNGFFRTLIFIVLVMALLVGAQNMMSTFFGRGAEIAAASDDTIQHAKLAASVVLNKQAG from the coding sequence ATGCAAGTCGCAGTGCCCTCGTTCCGCCTCGATCGCAACGCCGTCTTCTATCTCGGTCTGCTCGCTCTTCTGGCCTTCTTCCTGCTGGCGCCGCATTCGGCCTTCGCCTCTGAAGGAACGGGCGGTTCGCTCCCGTATGAGAGTTGGCTGACCAACCTCCGCAACTCCGTCACCGGTCCGGTCGCGTTCACACTGGCCCTCATCGGCATCGTCGTTGCCGGCGGCATCCTGATCTTCGGCGGAGAACTCAACGGCTTCTTCCGCACCTTGATCTTCATCGTCCTGGTCATGGCCCTGCTGGTCGGGGCGCAAAACATGATGAGCACCTTCTTCGGGCGTGGCGCGGAAATCGCGGCTGCGTCCGATGACACGATCCAGCACGCCAAGCTGGCCGCCTCGGTGGTCCTCAACAAGCAGGCTGGATAA
- a CDS encoding conjugal transfer protein TrbH: MKRLALVALVTFALGGCATTAPYGNFVQPPVTVDQQQLGGDAAKQLAALWPPAKTRFELQQPTPDEFGAALVSNLRAAGYAVLEYAPERTPSAGRAAPDQKIGEPDAVAPPTTAALPLRYVLDHDAGSGLYRLTLLVGSQSITRPYLEQNRTPIPAGYWARKE, from the coding sequence ATGAAGAGACTTGCCCTTGTCGCGCTGGTTACATTCGCCTTGGGCGGATGCGCAACGACAGCCCCTTACGGCAACTTCGTCCAACCCCCGGTTACGGTCGATCAGCAGCAACTCGGCGGGGATGCCGCGAAGCAGCTCGCTGCGCTGTGGCCGCCGGCCAAGACACGCTTCGAACTGCAACAGCCCACGCCGGACGAGTTCGGCGCCGCACTGGTCAGCAATCTCCGAGCGGCTGGCTATGCGGTCCTGGAGTACGCTCCAGAGAGGACCCCCAGCGCCGGCAGGGCCGCGCCAGACCAAAAAATCGGCGAGCCGGATGCGGTCGCACCGCCGACCACAGCCGCGCTGCCGCTACGGTACGTCCTGGATCACGACGCCGGCAGCGGGCTTTATCGCCTCACGCTGCTGGTCGGCTCGCAGTCCATCACACGCCCCTACCTGGAACAGAACCGCACGCCGATTCCGGCCGGGTATTGGGCACGCAAGGAGTGA
- the trbB gene encoding P-type conjugative transfer ATPase TrbB: protein MTEHKEAISIKERAKRKLERDMGPEFLAALSDPKTVEIMLNADGKLWQEKLGEPMHCIGSMRVAQAQAIIETIAGYHGKEVTRQKPILEGELPLDGSRFAGQIPPVVPAPIFAIRKKAVAIFTLEQYVESGVMTAGQRDVLIEAVRAHRNVLVIGGTGSGKTTLVNALINQMVINDPTERVFIIEDTGEIQCAAENYVQYHTSLDVSMTALLKTTLRMRPDRILVGEVRGPEALDLLMAWNTGHEGGAATLHANNAKAGLDRLAMLISMHSDSPKPIEPLIGQAVHVVVHIARSEGGRRVQEIIEVSGFDHGRYITKAL from the coding sequence ATGACCGAGCACAAGGAAGCGATCAGCATAAAGGAACGTGCGAAGCGCAAGCTCGAACGAGACATGGGGCCGGAGTTCCTTGCCGCGCTGAGCGACCCCAAGACCGTCGAAATCATGCTCAATGCCGACGGCAAACTGTGGCAGGAAAAATTGGGTGAGCCGATGCACTGCATCGGCTCAATGCGCGTTGCGCAGGCGCAGGCGATCATCGAGACCATCGCCGGCTACCACGGCAAGGAAGTCACGCGCCAGAAGCCGATCCTCGAAGGCGAATTGCCCTTGGACGGCTCACGCTTCGCTGGCCAGATCCCTCCAGTAGTGCCCGCCCCGATCTTTGCCATTCGTAAGAAGGCCGTCGCCATCTTCACCCTCGAGCAGTACGTCGAAAGCGGCGTGATGACCGCTGGGCAGCGCGACGTGCTGATTGAGGCAGTCCGCGCGCATCGCAACGTCCTCGTGATCGGCGGGACCGGCAGCGGCAAGACCACGTTGGTGAACGCCCTCATCAACCAAATGGTGATCAATGACCCGACCGAGCGGGTTTTCATCATCGAGGACACCGGAGAAATTCAGTGCGCCGCCGAGAACTACGTCCAGTACCACACCAGCCTCGACGTGAGCATGACGGCGCTGCTCAAAACCACCCTGCGTATGCGTCCCGACCGAATCCTGGTCGGAGAGGTACGCGGTCCCGAAGCCCTTGATCTCTTGATGGCCTGGAACACCGGTCATGAAGGAGGTGCCGCCACCCTTCACGCCAACAATGCGAAAGCCGGCCTTGATCGGCTCGCAATGCTCATCAGCATGCATTCCGACTCTCCCAAGCCCATCGAACCGCTCATCGGCCAAGCGGTTCATGTGGTCGTCCACATCGCCCGATCCGAAGGCGGCCGCCGCGTCCAGGAAATTATCGAGGTATCGGGTTTCGACCACGGCCGCTACATCACCAAAGCGCTTTAA